A stretch of bacterium DNA encodes these proteins:
- the nuoL gene encoding NADH-quinone oxidoreductase subunit L encodes MTPITIALLVLLLPLAAFAIQVFGGSRLPRQGWYVPTAAILASLGLSLWLFLGHMLPAGDPSWSHTLQWDFIRVKDFSLPLGIRLDNIAVIMLIVVTVVSGLVHIFSTGYMEDDPRKGRFFGYLGLFSFSMLWLVLSDNLAGIFMGWELVGLSSYLLIGFWFERKGPPEAGMKAFVVNRVGDLGFLFALMVIMWQFGTFNLAELEAIVAGFGEHGLPADLSLWMTLAGIGLFCGAVGKSAQFPLHVWLPDAMEGPTPVSALIHAATMVAAGVYLLVRVFFLLTFDASLVVAYVGGFTALMSATIALTQWDIKRVLAYSTISQLGYMVMAVGVGAYSAGFLHLMTHAFFKACLFLGSGSIIHAMHHVYHQVHDHQRDPQDMRNMGGLKGRLPITYGTFLLATLALAGVPLTSGFISKDAILAGSLAFAMEHPAHWPLAVFGFAAALLTAFYMFRLVFLTFHGEHQGRPGELERFHENKLNITGPLVVLSVLSLFFFYSPNPTDAGRGWFFRLVPEPAQPILAPIPAAAQAAETWQATRRLEAGLALEQARADSLAIAALLLPDSLMVGEALPGPVAAGPAVQEAAVDEAVPPEAPAVAASEPATAGHGLAGHAEHEAHLAHIEHTAHVRAMIISVLIVAFSITAAWLTYLKRRISAERVAAALPGTHRFLFNKWYFDELYDATVIVLTLWLAQVCAWFDRVVIDGLVDGTAAVTELKSRLVRRFDDSVVDGAVNGAGWMTRSAGAGLRLMQGGDIQGYLVKALVGVVLVLIWQVL; translated from the coding sequence ATGACCCCGATCACCATCGCCCTCCTCGTCCTGCTGCTGCCCCTGGCCGCCTTCGCCATCCAGGTCTTCGGCGGCAGCCGCCTGCCGCGGCAGGGCTGGTACGTGCCCACCGCCGCCATCCTGGCCTCGCTCGGCCTCTCGCTCTGGCTCTTCCTGGGCCACATGCTGCCCGCGGGCGACCCGTCCTGGAGCCACACGCTGCAGTGGGACTTCATCCGCGTGAAGGACTTCTCCCTGCCGCTGGGCATCCGCCTGGACAACATCGCCGTGATCATGCTCATCGTCGTCACGGTGGTGAGCGGCCTCGTGCACATCTTCAGCACGGGCTACATGGAGGACGACCCGCGCAAGGGCCGCTTCTTCGGCTACCTGGGCCTCTTCAGCTTCTCCATGCTCTGGCTGGTGCTCAGCGACAACCTGGCCGGCATCTTCATGGGCTGGGAGCTGGTCGGCCTTTCCAGCTACCTGCTCATCGGCTTCTGGTTCGAGCGCAAGGGACCGCCCGAGGCCGGCATGAAGGCCTTCGTCGTCAACCGGGTGGGCGACCTGGGTTTCCTCTTCGCGCTGATGGTCATCATGTGGCAGTTCGGCACCTTCAACCTGGCCGAGCTGGAGGCCATCGTGGCCGGTTTCGGCGAGCACGGCCTGCCCGCCGACCTCTCCCTCTGGATGACCCTGGCCGGGATCGGCCTCTTCTGCGGCGCCGTGGGCAAGAGCGCCCAGTTCCCGCTCCACGTCTGGCTGCCCGACGCGATGGAGGGCCCCACCCCGGTCAGCGCGCTGATCCACGCCGCCACCATGGTGGCGGCCGGCGTCTACCTGCTGGTGCGCGTCTTCTTCCTGCTCACCTTCGACGCCAGCCTGGTGGTGGCCTACGTGGGCGGCTTCACGGCGCTCATGAGCGCCACCATCGCCCTCACCCAGTGGGACATCAAGCGCGTGCTGGCCTACTCCACCATCAGCCAGCTGGGCTACATGGTGATGGCCGTGGGCGTGGGAGCCTACAGCGCCGGCTTCCTCCACCTGATGACGCACGCCTTCTTCAAGGCCTGCCTCTTCCTCGGCTCCGGCTCCATCATCCACGCCATGCACCATGTCTACCACCAGGTGCACGACCATCAGCGGGACCCGCAGGACATGCGCAACATGGGCGGCCTCAAAGGCAGGCTGCCCATCACCTACGGGACTTTCCTGCTCGCCACCCTCGCCCTGGCCGGCGTGCCGCTAACCAGCGGCTTCATCAGCAAGGACGCCATCCTGGCGGGCAGCCTCGCCTTCGCCATGGAGCATCCCGCCCACTGGCCCCTGGCCGTCTTCGGCTTCGCCGCAGCCCTGCTCACCGCTTTCTACATGTTCCGCCTCGTCTTCCTCACCTTCCACGGCGAACATCAGGGCCGGCCCGGCGAACTGGAGCGCTTCCACGAGAACAAGCTGAACATCACAGGACCCCTCGTCGTGCTCTCCGTGCTGTCGCTCTTCTTCTTCTACTCGCCCAACCCCACCGACGCGGGGCGCGGCTGGTTCTTCCGCCTGGTGCCCGAGCCGGCGCAGCCCATCCTCGCGCCGATCCCGGCCGCGGCCCAGGCCGCCGAGACCTGGCAGGCGACGCGCCGCCTGGAGGCCGGGCTGGCCCTGGAGCAGGCGCGCGCCGACAGTCTGGCCATCGCCGCGCTGCTGCTGCCGGACAGCCTGATGGTCGGCGAGGCGCTGCCTGGACCCGTGGCGGCGGGTCCGGCTGTCCAAGAAGCGGCGGTCGATGAAGCCGTGCCGCCTGAAGCCCCCGCTGTCGCGGCCAGCGAGCCGGCCACCGCCGGGCACGGCCTGGCCGGCCACGCGGAGCACGAGGCCCATCTGGCCCACATCGAGCACACGGCCCACGTGCGGGCCATGATCATCAGCGTGCTGATCGTGGCCTTCTCCATCACGGCCGCCTGGCTGACCTACCTCAAGCGGCGCATCTCGGCGGAGCGGGTGGCGGCGGCCCTCCCCGGCACGCACCGATTCCTCTTCAACAAGTGGTACTTCGACGAACTCTACGACGCCACCGTCATCGTCCTCACCCTCTGGCTGGCCCAGGTCTGCGCCTGGTTCGACCGGGTGGTGATCGACGGCCTGGTGGACGGCACGGCCGCCGTGACGGAGCTGAAAAGCCGCCTGGTGCGCCGCTTCGACGACTCGGTGGTGGACGGCGCCGTGAACGGCGCCGGCTGGATGACGCGCAGCGCCGGCGCCGGCTTGCGCCTGATGCAAGGCGGCGACATCCAGGGCTACCTGGTCAAGGCCCTGGTCGGCGTGGTGCTGGTCTTGATCTGGCAGGTCTTGTAG
- the nuoK gene encoding NADH-quinone oxidoreductase subunit NuoK — protein sequence MSLHFYLAIGAILFVLGIVCMVTRRNAIALLMGVELVLNSANLNFVAFSRFTQAKPIEGQVMSIFVIILAAAEAVVALAIVMNLYRQQRSIQVDEAHELQG from the coding sequence ATGAGCCTGCATTTCTACTTGGCCATCGGCGCCATCCTCTTCGTCCTGGGGATCGTCTGCATGGTGACGCGGCGCAACGCCATCGCCCTGCTCATGGGCGTGGAGCTGGTCCTCAACAGCGCCAACCTCAACTTCGTGGCCTTCTCCCGCTTCACCCAGGCGAAACCGATCGAGGGCCAGGTGATGAGCATCTTCGTCATCATCCTGGCCGCCGCCGAGGCCGTCGTGGCCCTGGCCATCGTCATGAACCTTTACCGCCAGCAGCGCAGCATCCAGGTGGATGAGGCGCACGAACTGCAGGGCTGA